Proteins from a genomic interval of Papaver somniferum cultivar HN1 chromosome 4, ASM357369v1, whole genome shotgun sequence:
- the LOC113275349 gene encoding ubiquitin-conjugating enzyme E2 variant 1B-like, translated as MGSEAAKVVVPRNFRLLEELERGEKGIGDGTVSYGMDDADDVLMRSWTGTIIGPPGTVHEGRIYQLKLFCDKDYPDNPPTVRFQSRINMNCVNQETGMVEPRLFPMLSDWHRECTMENVLTQLKKEMASPQNRKLSQPLEGNEEGRADQKGLVLRCSIL; from the exons ATGGGCTCTGAAGCTGCTAAGGTTGTTG TGCCTAGAAACTTTAGGTTGTTGGAGGAACTAGAGAGAGGAGAGAAAGGAATTGGAGATGGAACCGTCAGCTATGGAATGGATGATGCTGATGATGTACTCATGCGTTCATGGACTGGGACCATCATTGGCCCTCCCGGT ACTGTTCACGAGGGGCGTATCTACCAGTTGAAATTATTCTGTGACAAAGACTATCCAGATAATCCACCAACCGTTAGGTTTCAATCGAGGATAAACATGAACTGTGTGAACCAAGAAACTGGAATG GTGGAGCCTAGGTTGTTCCCCATGCTGTCGGATTGGCATAGAGAGTGCACCATGGAGAATGTACTGACCCAGTTGAAGAAAGAAATGGCGTCTCCTCAGAACCGTAAGCTTTCACAACCTCTTGAAG GGAATGAAGAAGGAAGGGCGGATCAAAAAGGCCTAGTGTTGAGGTGTTCCATACTCTGA
- the LOC113275350 gene encoding probable peroxygenase 4 produces MFTQTSRKTFISLLFFSLLASMAVSSAIASNDQSKEESIMNDNNQSVLQKHVAFFDRNKDGVIYPWETFQGFRAIGCGLGLSTLASIFINMGLSGKTRPGKFPNPLFPIVVQNIAKSKHTSDSGVYDTEGRFVASRFEELFQKHSKTNANALTEDELSELLKANRVPKDYGGWVAAYSEWKILYVLGKDKNGLLHKETVRAAYDGSLFWHMEKERAGKKGVPSK; encoded by the exons ATGTTTACTCAAACTAGCAGAAAAACATTTATTTCTTTGTTGTTTTTCTCATTACTTGCTTCAATGGCCGTGTCTTCTGCAATTGCTTCTAATGACCAGAGCAAAGAAGAATCCATTATGAACGATAATAACCAGAGTGTTCTTCAGAAGCATGTAGCGTTTTTCGATAGGAACAAAGATGGTGTCATTTATCCATGGGAAACATTTCaag GGTTTCGCGCAATTGGATGTGGTTTAGGCTTATCAACTCTTGCATCTATTTTCATCAACATGGGTCTCAGTGGAAAAACTCGTCCG GGTAAATTTCCTAATCCCCTTTTCCCAATTGTGGTACAAAACATTGCCAAAAGTAAACATACCAGCGACTCTGGAGTATATGACACCGAGGGAAG GTTTGTCGCGTCAAGATTTGAAGAGCTTTTTCAGAAGCATTCAAAAACTAATGCAAATGCTTTAACAGAAGATGAATTATCGGAACTTCTGAAAGCCAACCGAGTTCCTAAAGACTATGGAGGATG GGTGGCAGCCTATTCAGAATGGAAAATTCTCTACGTACTCGGCAAGGACAAGAATGGGTTACTTCATAAGGAAACTGTTCGAGCTGCTTACGATGGTAGCCTTTTTTGGCATATGGAGAAGGAGAGAGCTGGCAAAAAAGG TGTCCCTTCCAAGTAA